A region of Flavobacterium album DNA encodes the following proteins:
- the rpoN gene encoding RNA polymerase factor sigma-54, translating into MLKQNLQFKLSQKLSPQQIQLMKLIQLPTQAFEQRLKEEMVENPALESGKEDEFEYENDEFDNNDEYDDYDDYEGERIDADEINIDEYLSNDETPDYKLQANNYSDDDEDRSMPFAATVSFHQNLTDQLNTFILSENERDIAEFLVGSIDDMGYIRRSIPDIVDDMAFTQGIYTDEKTVERILHIIHQLEPAGVGARDLQECLLLQLKSKTPTSSVELAIDIIEHQFDAFTKKHYDKLLQKYDITQEQLRKAIDEIEHLNPKPGGAYESNSRTVEHVVPDFAIKIVDGELELTLNGRNAPELHVSKDYQEMLQSYKDSRDKSSQQKDAVQFIKQKLDSAKWFIDAIRQRQETLFVTMNAIMHYQEEYFLDGDEAKLKPMILKDIADMVGLDISTVSRVANSKYVETPYGTKLIKEFFSEAMKNDQGEDVSTIEIKKILQTVIEDEDKRKPLPDDKLAEILKDKGYPIARRTIAKYREQLDIPVARMRKKI; encoded by the coding sequence ATGCTCAAACAGAACTTACAATTTAAATTATCACAAAAACTATCCCCGCAGCAGATACAGTTGATGAAGCTTATCCAGCTGCCTACGCAGGCCTTTGAGCAGCGCCTTAAGGAAGAGATGGTAGAAAATCCTGCCCTCGAAAGCGGCAAGGAGGATGAATTTGAATATGAGAACGATGAATTTGACAACAATGATGAGTACGACGATTATGATGATTATGAAGGTGAGCGCATTGATGCCGATGAAATAAACATTGATGAATACCTGAGCAACGACGAAACTCCCGACTATAAGCTGCAGGCCAACAATTACAGTGACGACGACGAAGACCGCAGCATGCCGTTTGCCGCTACGGTGAGCTTCCACCAGAACCTTACCGACCAGCTGAATACTTTTATACTGAGTGAAAACGAAAGGGATATTGCCGAATTCCTCGTGGGCAGCATCGACGATATGGGCTACATCCGCAGGAGCATACCCGACATTGTAGACGACATGGCATTTACGCAGGGAATCTATACGGATGAAAAGACCGTAGAGCGCATACTGCACATCATCCACCAACTGGAGCCCGCAGGGGTTGGCGCACGCGACCTTCAGGAATGCCTTTTGCTGCAACTGAAAAGCAAGACCCCTACAAGTTCGGTTGAACTTGCCATAGATATTATTGAGCACCAGTTTGATGCCTTTACCAAAAAGCATTATGACAAACTACTCCAAAAATATGACATCACGCAGGAGCAGCTTCGCAAGGCTATTGATGAAATAGAGCACCTGAACCCCAAGCCGGGTGGCGCTTATGAAAGCAACTCGAGAACCGTGGAGCATGTAGTGCCCGATTTTGCTATAAAGATCGTTGACGGGGAACTTGAACTTACCCTTAACGGCCGTAACGCCCCAGAACTGCACGTTTCTAAAGACTACCAGGAGATGCTGCAAAGCTACAAGGACAGCCGGGACAAATCGTCGCAGCAGAAGGATGCCGTGCAGTTCATAAAGCAAAAGCTCGATTCGGCCAAATGGTTCATCGATGCCATCCGCCAGCGCCAGGAAACGTTATTCGTCACCATGAACGCCATCATGCATTACCAGGAGGAATATTTCCTGGATGGCGATGAGGCCAAGCTAAAGCCGATGATCCTGAAAGACATTGCCGACATGGTCGGGTTGGATATTTCGACAGTATCACGTGTGGCCAACAGCAAATATGTGGAAACGCCTTACGGCACCAAGCTCATCAAGGAATTTTTCTCTGAAGCGATGAAGAACGACCAGGGCGAGGATGTTTCGACCATAGAGATCAAAAAAATATTGCAGACCGTTATTGAGGACGAGGACAAGCGCAAGCCCCTGCCCGATGACAAGCTGGCCGAGATACTGAAAGACAAGGGCTACCCTATTGCCCGCCGTACCATTGCTAAATACCGCGAACAGCTCGACATACCTGTAGCCCGGATGAGGAAGAAAATATAA